In Mus musculus strain CAST/Ei chromosome 11 genomic contig, GRCm38.p6 alternate locus group CAST/Ei CAST/EI_MMCHR11_CTG3, the following are encoded in one genomic region:
- the Irgm2 gene encoding interferon inducible GTPase 2: MEEAVESPEVKEFEYFSDAVFIPKDGNTLSVGVIKRIETAVKEGEVVKVVSIVKEIIQNVSRNKIKIAVTGDSGNGMSSFINALRLIGHEEKDSAPTGVVRTTQKPTCYFSSHFPYVELWDLPGLGATAQSVESYLEEMQISIYDLIIIVASEQFSLNHVKLAITMQRMRKRFYVVWTKLDRDLSTSTFPEPQLLQSIQRNIRDSLQKEKVKEHPMFLVSVFKPESHDFPKLRETLQKDLPVIKYHGLVETLYQVCEKTVNERVESIKKSIDEDNLHTEFGISDPGNAIEIRKAFQKTFGLDDISLHLVALEMKNKHFNTSMESQETQRYQQDDWVLARLYRTGTRVGSIGFDYMKCCFTSHHSRCKQQKDILDETAAKAKEVLLKILRLSIPHP; the protein is encoded by the coding sequence ATGGAAGAGGCAGTTGAGTCACCTGAGGTTAAAGAATTTGAATACTTCTCCGACGCTGTATTCATTCCCAAAGACGGCAATACTTTATCTGTAGGCGTCATTAAGAGAATTGAGACTGCCGTGAAAGAAGGGGAGGTAGTGAAAGTGGTTTCTATAGTTAAAGAGATCATACAGAACGTttccagaaacaaaataaagatcgCTGTGACTGGGGACTCTGGCAATGGCATGTCATCTTTCATCAATGCCCTTAGGCTCATCGGACACGAAGAGAAAGATTCAGCTCCCACTGGGGTGGTGAGAACCACCCAGAAACCAACCTGTTACTTTTCCTCCCACTTTCCCTATGTGGAGCTGTGGGACCTGCCTGGCTTAGGGGCCACAGCCCAGAGTGTGGAGAGCTACCTGGAAGAGATGCAGATCAGCATATACGACCTTATCATCATCGTAGCTTCTGAGCAGTTCAGCTTAAATCATGTGAAGCTGGCCATAACCATGCAGAGGATGAGAAAGAGGTTCTATGTCGTCTGGACCAAGCTGGACAGGGACCTCAGCACAAGTACCTTCCCTGAACCCCAGCTACTGCAGAGTATCCAAAGGAATATCCGGGATAGTCTTCAGAAGGAGAAAGTGAAGGAGCACCCCAtgttcctggtatctgtctttAAGCCTGAATCACATGACTTCCCAAAGCTTAGGGAGACACTACAAAAAGACCTCCCTGTCATCAAGTACCACGGCCTCGTCGAAACCCTTTACCAAGTCTGTGAGAAAACTGTTAATGAGAGAGTAGAGTCCATTAAAAAGAGTATAGATGAAGATAACCTACACACAGAGTTTGGGATCTCGGATCCGGGTAACGCGATAGAGATTCGGAAAGCCTTCCAAAAAACCTTTGGTTTGGATGACATATCTCTCCACCTGGTtgctctggaaatgaaaaataaacatttcaacACTAGTATGGAGTCCCAGGAGACCCAGAGGTACCAACAAGATGACTGGGTGCTGGCTCGGTTGTATCGCACTGGAACCCGGGTTGGCTCTATAGGTTTTGACTACATGAAGTGCTGCTTTACCTCTCATCACAGTCGATGCAAACAACAGAAAGATATACTTGATGAAACTGCTGCCAAAGCCAAGGAAGTTCTGTTAAAAATCCTGAGACTCTCCATTCCTCATCCTTAG